Proteins co-encoded in one Nicotiana sylvestris chromosome 7, ASM39365v2, whole genome shotgun sequence genomic window:
- the LOC104211106 gene encoding clathrin coat assembly protein AP180-like, which translates to MPSKLKKAIAAVKDQTSISIAKVSSNTSATLEVAVLKATTHDDVPVDERYIHEVVQLVSSNKSYAAACARAISKRIGRTRNWIVALKSLMLVLRIFQDGDPYFPREVLHAMKKGAKILNLSNFRDDSNSSPWDFTAFIRTFALYLDERLDCFLIGKLQRRYNYKERENSRHFRTNSSSSSSSSIRRRTNEAIREMKPAMLLDKISYWQRLLERAIAIRPTGAAKTNCLVQVALYAVVQESFDLYKDVSDGLTLVLDSFFHLPYQFCVNAFQTCVKAAKQFEEINSFYSFCKSIGVGRTSEYPSVQNISEELIESLQEFLKDQSSFPVKSSGQLLLQKPGSMKSSKSRHDSYGGQSEFSVATTEPYSERSTTTSGIGSPCSSLEELIRATETGRKHPSISIDLEAYSDIQFRKQCSEDVCDTGSARSLPVSMIDLVSSSNWPGDDEYENNEVKRQNQQPVVEKEREVNKDEAKQEQPKEKEKSLLDSSSAKGWEAVLNEALTPSPSPSFGAFPEQQEPKQMSRTEANASSVEATSNNGWDLGLFEATPQTKSEQPMPNTTANKVESFNTLPLPSFNAFQERQEQEQLSRIGANVLSTEVSSCNNGWDLALFEATPQTKASQTLPITSNNVNSFNSSTLDELYNKNPMSLFPNSDLSSLPIPNMNGNIYDQNPSTTFLPASNNQIPVMPQPHHYNPFLQDTSTELPSNKFSSTAAPTFQATPTFSAQDFSSAVVSDVNSDPFGTFSSSEQMLNGTINQKNLLHEQQLWLQNQNKIIAKHMS; encoded by the coding sequence ATGCCAAGCAAGCTAAAGAAGGCAATTGCTGCAGTGAAAGATCAAACAAGCATTAGCATTGCCAAAGTTTCCAGCAACACTTCCGCAACACTTGAAGTCGCTGTCCTAAAAGCCACTACACACGACGATGTCCCTGTGGATGAACGTTACATACACGAGGTTGTCCAATTAGTCTCTTCCAACAAATCCTACGCGGCTGCATGTGCTCGTGCCATCAGCAAACGCATTGGTCGTACTAGGAATTGGATCGTTGCCCTAAAATCCTTAATGCTTGTCCTAAGAATTTTCCAAGATGGCGATCCTTATTTCCCTCGAGAAGTTCTCCATGCAATGAAAAAAGGTGCCAAAATTCTCAACCTTTCTAATTTTCGCGATGATTCCAATTCTAGCCCTTGGGATTTCACTGCCTTCATTAGAACCTTTGCACTTTATCTTGACGAGCGTTTAGATTGTTTTCTCATTGGGAAGCTACAAAGGCGGTATAATTataaagaaagggaaaattcCCGCCATTTTAGAactaatagtagtagtagtagcagtagtagtatcAGGAGGAGGACTAATGAGGCAATACGCGAAATGAAACCAGCAATGCTACTTGACAAGATTTCATATTGGCAAAGATTGCTTGAAAGGGCAATTGCTATACGCCCAACTGGTGCGGCCAAGACCAATTGTCTAGTGCAAGTTGCTTTGTACGCTGTGGTACAAGAAAGTTTTGATCTTTATAAGGATGTTTCAGATGGGCTAACTCTTGTTCTTGATAGTTTCTTCCATTTACCATACCAATTTTGTGTAAATGCCTTCCAAACATGTGTTAAAGCCGCGAAGCAATTTGAGGAAATTAACTCTTTTTACTCCTTCTGTAAAAGCATTGGTGTTGGTAGGACATCAGAATATCCCAGTGTGCAAAATATATCCGAGGAGTTAATTGAGTCATTGCAAGAATTTCTCAAAGATCAATCTTCATTTCCAGTGAAATCTTCTGGACAACTGCTTCTTCAAAAACCAGGTTCAATGAAGTCGTCAAAAAGTAGGCATGATAGTTATGGTGGACAATCCGAATTCTCAGTTGCAACGACTGAGCCATATTCGGAAAGGAGTACTACCACTTCAGGGATTGGTTCACCTTGTAGTTCATTAGAAGAGCTAATACGTGCAACGGAAACAGGGAGGAAGCACCCCTCCATTTCAATTGATTTGGAGGCCTATTCGGATATTCAGTTTAGGAAGCAATGTAGTGAAGATGTGTGTGATACAGGTTCTGCTAGGTCATTGCCAGTGTCCATGATTGATCTTGTTTCCTCCTCCAACTGGCCAGGAGATGACGAATATGAAAACAATGAAGTAAAAAGGCAAAATCAGCAGCCTGTAgtagaaaaagagagagaagtaAACAAAGATGAAGCTAAACAAGAACAGCCAAAGGAGAAAGAGAAGTCATTATTAGATTCAAGCTCAGCAAAAGGATGGGAAGCTGTACTAAATGAGGCTTTAACGCCATCGCCATCTCCATCTTTTGGCGCCTTTCCAGAACAACAAGAACCTAAACAGATGTCAAGAACTGAAGCAAACGCGTCGTCTGTTGAGGCTACTTCAAACAATGGCTGGGATTTGGGACTATTTGAAGCAACCCCACAAACAAAATCAGAACAACCTATGCCTAATACTACTGCTAACAAAGTTGAGAGCTTCAACACATTGCCATTGCCATCTTTCAATGCCTTCCAAGAAAGGCAAGAACAAGAGCAATTGTCGAGAATTGGTGCAAATGTGTTATCTACTGAGGTTTCTTCATGCAATAATGGTTGGGATTTGGCACTATTTGAAGCAACCCCACAAACAAAAGCATCACAAACCCTGCCTATTACCTCTAACAACGTTAATAGCTTCAACTCTTCAACTTTGGATGAATTGTATAATAAGAATCCAATGTCATTGTTTCCAAATAGTGACCTAAGTTCACTACCAATACCTAATATGAACGGCAATATCTATGATCAAAATCCATCCACCACCTTCTTGCCAGCTTCAAATAATCAAATTCCAGTAATGCCACAACCCCACCATTACAATCCATTTTTACAAGATACGTCTACGGAGTTGCCTTCAAACAAGTTCTCATCAACAGCTGCGCCTACATTCCAAGCAACGCCAACTTTTAGTGCTCAGGATTTTTCTTCAGCAGTGGTGAGTGATGTGAATTCTGATCCGTTTGGGACGTTTTCGAGTAGTGAGCAAATGTTAAATGGCACCATAAATCAGAAGAATTTGTTGCACGAACAACAGTTATGGTTACAGAACCAAAACAAGATCATAGCTAAGCATATGTCTTAA
- the LOC104211104 gene encoding vacuolar protein 8, with product MHCTGEPPSQPPSTAETLAQINHLLTHLLPFSLSIKSFTARWQVLRSKLATVKSLLSEISDSPHWTENELLPTLLPNLLSTVLRVQTLCEQCSDPEKPPGKLLMQSDLDMASGWLSKQIHHLDLLCRSGVLRQSTAIVLSHPSVNSTKDDLVLFIKDLFTRIQIGGVEFKRKALESLIQLLSEDEKSAGIVAKEGHFGYLINLLDINIDPFIREQAVVAVSMLVSLSEQARKCVFEEGALGPLLRIIESGSVTMKEKAALAVECITNDPENAWAISAYGGVPILLDLCKSGSVSAQIHAVGAIKNVSTNEDVRIALAEEGAIPVLLQLMVSGKASAQEKAANCVAILASSGEYYRDLLIQEKGLQRLLHLLHESSNSDTLEYVLRAIHSLSSSESTSRVLSSYTTFVIQLAELIKHGSLMLQYISASLLANLSISEEKKRAIAGCMGSLVKLMESAKPDGLQEVATNALVSLLAVKSNRKELVKDEKSVMRLVQMLDAKNDVVSKKFPVAVVAAIMAGGSHGCRKRLVEAGAYGHLQKLAEAEVVGAKKAFQRLSGNRLKSIFTRTWSN from the coding sequence ATGCATTGTACCGGCGAACCACCGTCACAGCCGCCGTCCACGGCCGAAACCCTTGCTCAAATAAACCACCTCCTCACCCATCTCCTCCCCTTTTCTCTTTCCATCAAGTCCTTCACTGCCCGCTGGCAAGTTCTCCGGTCGAAACTCGCTACCGTCAAGTCTCTTTTATCCGAAATCTCCGATTCACCTCACTGGACGGAAAACGAGCTTCTTCCGACGCTGCTCCCGAATCTTCTCTCCACTGTACTCCGTGTACAAACTCTATGCGAGCAATGCTCCGACCCGGAAAAACCTCCGGGTAAGCTATTAATGCAGTCGGATCTTGACATGGCTTCAGGTTGGCTTTCAAAACAGATCCATCACCTTGACCTCCTTTGCCGTTCCGGCGTACTCCGTCAGTCCACCGCTATAGTCCTCTCTCACCCTTCCGTTAACTCTACAAAAGACGATTTAGTCCTTTTTATTAAAGACCTATTCACCAGAATCCAAATCGGCGGCGTTGAGTTTAAGAGAAAGGCTTTAGAATCGTTGATTCAGCTCCTCTCAGAGGATGAGAAATCAGCTGGGATTGTTGCAAAGGAAGGGCATTTTGGGTATTTAATTAATTTACTGGACATTAATATTGATCCTTTTATACGTGAACAGGCAGTTGTTGCAGTATCAATGCTTGTTTCTTTAAGTGAACAGGCGAGGAAATGCGTGTTTGAAGAAGGTGCTTTAGGTCCTTTACTGAGAATTATTGAGTCTGGTTCTGTTACTATGAAGGAAAAAGCGGCTTTGGCTGTTGAATGTATTACTAATGATCCTGAAAATGCTTGGGCTATCTCAGCTTATGGTGGTGTCCCTATACTTCTAGACCTATGTAAATCTGGGTCTGTTTCTGCTCAAATTCATGCTGTTGGGGCAATCAAGAATGTGTCCACAAATGAAGATGTCCGTATTGCGTTAGCAGAAGAAGGTGCAATTCCTGTTCTTCTACAGTTAATGGTTTCAGGCAAGGCGTCAGCGCAAGAAAAGGCGGCGAATTGCGTCGCAATTCTTGCTTCCTCTGGTGAGTACTACCGGGATTTGTTAATTCAAGAAAAGGGGTTGCAGAGATTGCTTCATTTGCTTCATGAATCGTCGAATTCTGATACGTTAGAGTATGTTTTACGGGCTATTCATTCGTTATCTTCTTCTGAATCCACGTCGAGGGTTCTTAGTTCATATACTACGTTTGTGATTCAGTTAGCTGAGCTTATAAAGCACGGTAGCTTAATGTTACAGTATATTTCCGCTTCATTGCTTGCAAATTTATCTATAAGTGAGGAGAAGAAGAGGGCTATTGCTGGGTGTATGGGGTCATTGGTGAAGCTAATGGAATCAGCTAAACCAGATGGGCTGCAAGAGGTGGCGACGAATGCTTTGGTTTCGCTGTTGGCTGTGAAATCCAATAGGAAGGAATTGGTTAAGGATGAGAAGAGTGTGATGAGGTTGGTACAAATGTTGGATGCTAAAAACGATGTGGTGTCGAAGAAGTTCCCGGTGGCAGTGGTGGCGGCAATCATGGCGGGAGGGAGCCATGGTTGTCGGAAGAGACTAGTGGAGGCCGGAGCATACGGACATTTGCAGAAGCTGGCGGAGGCAGAGGTGGTCGGAGCTAAGAAGGCCTTTCAGAGACTTTCAGGCAATAGGCTaaagagcattttcacaaggACGTGGAGTAATTAG